TCGTCCTTTGCCTGGCAAGCCTTTCCACGGTAGGAAAAAGCCCGTCAATTGCCATAGCGCATCAACGCCTAGGCAGCCTGGCATAACAGGATCAGATTCAAAGTGGCAGTCGAAAAACCAGAGGTCTGGCTTGATATCCAGCTCTGCCACTATCTGGCCTTTGCCATAAGCACCGCCAGTTTCTTCAATTTTTGTGATTCGATCCATCATTAACATGTTGGGTAAAGGTAATCGCGCGTTTCCTTCGCCAAATAATTTTCCGTGACCGCAATCCAGCAGCTCTTGCTTGCTGTATGAAGATTTTTGCATAAGGAGAAACTCAAAGTGTTAGAGTTAACACATTCCGAAATTGAACCCCTATTATGCCTTATTTTATCGGTCCATCTGGTTCGAACAGTTGGCTTTATCAAGGTTTTATCATTGATTCTGGCTATCAGCCGAATACCGCGGTTAGCTGATATCCATGCCTATTCCCAATGGTCGCCTTTCATCGCAGAAATATTCGCTTTTTCTGTTGCAATACTTTGTTACCACTTCCTTTTGTTTTGAATTTTGTCAGTCGGTATAGTTGTTGACTAGGTTACGACAATAACAACCACATATATAGCTATAACCTATTGATAATTATAGCTTATAAGCCAATATATTGATGAGGAGTCCTCGATGAAATCACTCAAATTTCAAGTATCAGCTATCGCCATGGCCGTGATGTTAACAGCGTGCGGCAATGATGATACTTCTAAAGATACTGCTGCCGCTCCCATGACTGCTGAAACTCAGCAAGTCAAAAGCGAGCAAACGGCCGAAAATAAAGCTGAGCAATCAGAAGCTGAAAAGGCTAAAGCCATTTATGAAGCCTATTGGGAAGAAAACTTAAAGATGAACCCACTAAATGCAACATTTATGGGGGATGATCGCTACAACGACACATTGGGGGATTTCGGCTCGGAAAAAGGTCGTGCAGAAGCTTTGGCTTTCAGCAAAAAATACCTGAAAAAAATACAAAGCATTGATGAATCCAAGCTTGAAGGACAAGCCCTTCTGAGCTACCAAATTTTTAAGAACGAGCGTCAGGCTGAGATTGAAGGTGTTGAATATCCTGATTACATGCAACCGATCCAGCAGTTCTATAATCCGTTTAACTTTTTCGCGATGCTGGGCTCAGGCCAAAGTGCGCAACCGTTCAATACGGTTAAAGATTATGAGAATTGGTTGAGCCGACTGAATGAAGCCTATGAGGGCGTTGACGTTCTGATCAATAACATGAAGACGGGTATGGATAATGGGGTTGTTCAACCGAAGGCGTTGATGGTTAAAGTATTGCCTCAGCTTAAAGCTCATATGGTCGATGATGTTGAACAAAGCCTGTTTTATAAGCCGATCGAGAATATGCCTGAAAGCTTCTCGCCAGAAGATAAGCAGCGTTTAACCAAAGAATACGTGAACACCATTAAAACCATGGTGGTTCCGATGTATACCCGCATGCACAACTTCATTCAAGACGAGTATATTCCAGCAGCTCGTGATACTGCTGGCATGGTGGAGTTACCGAATGGTAAAGCGTGGTACGCTTATAAAGTTAAGCAAACGACTAGCACTGACTTAACCCCTGATGAAATCCATCAGATCGGTTTAGATGAAGTGGCTCGAATTCATAATGAAATGAAGGGCGTCATGAAAGAGGTTGGTTTTGAAGGATCGTTGCAAGAGTTTTTTGATTTCACAAAGAATGATCCCCAGTTTATTTTCGACTCAAAAGAAGACATGCTTCAAGCGTATGAAGACTTAAGGGAGAAGTTGGATGAAACCGCGCCTGATTTGTTTAAGGTGATTCCAAAGGCACAGTTTGAAATTCGTGCAGTCGAAGCATTCCGTGAGCAGTCATCATCGTCAGCATCGTATCAACGACCAGCTCCAGATGGTTCGCGCCCAGGTATTTTTTATGTCAATACTTATGACTTAAGTGCGCGTCCAACGTGGACAGTAGAGTCGCTTTATTTGCATGAGGCGGTACCAGGACATCACTTCCAAATTTCCACTCAGCAAGAATTAAAAGATATCCCTGCATTCCGTCGCTTTGGTGGTACAACCGCCTTTATCGAAGGGTGGGGCTTGTATTCAGAGTCTCTAGGTAAAGAAATGGGGGTTTATACCGATCCTTACCAGTACTATGGTGCCTTGGGTGCTGAGTTATGGCGTGCTATTCGTTTAGTGGTGGATACTGGTATCCATGCCAAAGGTTGGACTCGTCAGGAAGTTTTAGACTATATGGAGCAGAACTCTGCGGCTGCTAAGGCTCGTCGTGTATCTGAGGCTGAGCGCTTTATGGCAATACCGAGTCAGGCGTTGGCGTATAAAATTGGGCAGTTAAAAATACGTGAATTGAGAACGCTGGCTGAAAAAGAGCTTGGCGACCAATTCGATATTCGTGAGTTTCACTATCAAGTCCTGAAAGATGGTGCTTTACCGTTGAATATTTTGGAAAGCAAGATTAAGAAGTGGATTAAGTCTCAACAGGCTTAATCGCGTTACTCTAGAGAAAAGCGGCCCTAGGGTCGCTTTTTTTATGCTTGCCTGTAACAAATGACGGCCGTGTGTCTCTAATGTGGTGTGTATACACCAAAACGATTAAGAAGGTATCTATGAAACGATTATTACAACTTACCGTGTTTTCCTTGCTGGTTAGCGCGACAATGGCTTTACCTGCGCTCGATCGGACCAAAGTGGCGGAAGACGCGAATGACGTTGCACCGCTAATGATAGGACAGAGTGCCCCGGACATTATTCTATTTTCAAGTGACGGTACGCCGTTTAAGCTGCGTGAAAAAATAGCTCAAAAGCCGACGGTGTTGCTGTTTTACCGAGGTGGCTGGTGTCCCTTTTGTAATGCTCAGTTGAGCCAAATTCAGGACGTTGAAGACGAATTAACCGACATGGGGTATCAACTCTTAGCGATTAGCCCAGATACGCCCACGGCCTTGCAAAAAACAAGCAAAGATAAAGAATTGAGCTATGAACTGATTTCTGATTATCAGTTAAAGGCCACGACTCAGTTTGGTTTGGCTTTCCATATCTCCGAAGACTATAACAGTAAAGTGAAGTCCATCGGTGGTAAAACGGCGCGTTTGGCTGGTGATGATAAGAGTACTTTGCCAGTACCGGCAGTCTATATTTTTGATACGGAGGGCATGATTCAATTTCAATATGCTAACCCAAATTATAAGGTAAGAATTAAGCCTGAACTATTGTTGACGGCAGCTCGACTGGCTTTGGAAGAGTAAGTCTAATTAGGATTTAAAAGGTTCGGCATTCAAAATAAAAAAGGCGCTATTGAAGCGCCTTTTTTTAGTAACGGTTTTGGGTTTATGAGCGATTACTGTAAAAGCTTTGCCCCAACTTTGTTATCGCCAATTGAAAGCTCTTCTTCCAATGCTGAATCATTCAGACTGATCAGCGCATAGCTCTTTTGATCAAAATGTGTGGTTCGGATAAGTTCTCCAACTTTCTTATCGTCTTGGTTATAGACTTTATCCAGTTCATTCAACTCTGCTTCCGACTCAACTGAGCAAAGCACCGAATGAGTCTTTAGTTTGCCTCGGTAGTGCATGCGGGCCACAATTTCTTGCCCCGTGTAGCAACCTTTATCAAAACTTACACCGCCTACTTGATGAAGTCCGATACTGTGCGGTAGGTGTTTTTCAATGGACTCTTGTTTAAACATAGGAATGTGGGCTTGCAGTTCAATGTAGTCCCAAGCATTCTTATCAGCCAAAGTCGTTCCAGCCAACATATTCACTAGCTCACTCGCACGTTCTTTACGGCTAATCAGGATTGATGCGTTAAAGAGGCTGTTCAGGTGAAGATCATAAATACCACCATGATTAGTGATAGATAAGACCTCTAGCTCCGCTGAGTGATTGCCTGGTGCTTTTTGAGTGTGTCCCCACAGCTCATAGTCTTTGCTCGCATCGACTAATTCGGTTTGAAAAAATGCTGCGTATTTGGATAAGGTTTCAATAACGTGAGACAGGTTTTCCTTGGGCAAAATCAGTAGGTAATTTTGCTCGAATTTCATGACATAGAACACACTGTGTAAGCGCCCCTTAACATTGCACAAGCCGCCAAGGCTGGCTTGATCATCTTTGATCAAGTTCATGTCACAAGTCAGCTGGCCTTGTAGCAATTTAAGAGTGTCTTCTCCTGACGCTTCGATGACGCCAAAACCTCCAAGTTCGCAGGCGATGTTTTGTAACTGTGGAATATGCTGAATCGCATCTTGATTGGTAAAGTTCATAATACCCTTATTGTCTAACCGTGTGCTCAGAGGCACGTGGGCTGAATGTCTATCTGTGGTGATTTTACTCTTAATCAATGACTTTTGCAGTGGAATTTCCAAATTGATGAGTTATAACGGTATAATTAACAAAAATTTCTATTAGCTTAAAGGGTCGTATCGTGACCGAGCAAGAATTAAAAAAATTACAGTGGGCGAGTCGCCGAGGCATGCTTGAACTCGATGTGGTGTTATTACCTTACTTACAGCAACACGGTAGCGACTTCACGCCGCCCGAGGTCATTCACTATCAGCAATTTCTGGAGGAAACGGATCCTGATTTATACGCTTGGATTATGGGCTTCGAAACGCCAAAAGAGGAATACGCTGAATTGGTGGCCTCGATAAAGCAGTTTGTTGAGCAACAAATCCGATAGTATGAACTTCCGCATAGAGCTGAAAACACCCAAAACCAGCCGCCAAGTGTTTGCCTTGATTTGGGTAGGGTTTCTGGTGTTATTTGTCGTGGCAGCCTTAATACAAGAGCATTGGACCTTTGCATTCATTGGTATGCCTGTCACTCTGCTCTTGGGTGCATGGCAGTTAAAAATGTTAAATGCTCTTTACGACGATATTACCGAAGTTATTTTTTATGAAGGTCAGTGGTTTATTCTTGAAGAAGGTTTAAAGGTTGCGATTGAAGTCAAGCAAGATAGCGTTAACTGGCCGCTTTGGATTACCTTAAAGTACCGACCGCTGGATCCTTCCAAACCGAAAGCTTTGAGGCAGTTAATCCTTTTTCGGGATGCGATGAAAGATGCAGACTTTAGGCATCTGTCGCGAACTTTAAAGTTCTATAAAGCCAAATAACACTCTGCTTAGTTTGGTGTTAATACAGAGTCTTTGGCATGCTCTAATCGCTCTGGATAATCCAAAGTGAAGTGCAGCCCCCGGCTTTCTTTGCGCTGCATGGCACATTTCACAATTAGTTCGGCGATTAACACCAAGTTTCTCAATTCAATTAAGTCGTTGCTGACTTTAAAGTTGGAATAGTACTCGTGGATTTCCTGCTGCAAAAGCTCAATGCGACGCATCGCTCTTTGTAAGCGTTTGTCGGTTCTGACAATTCCAACGTAATCCCACATCAGTTGTCTCAACTCGTGCCAGTTATGGCTTAACACAATTTCTTCATCGGAGTCAGTAACTTGGCTTTCATCCCATGGCGGTAAGATTGCTGGAATCGTAATCTCGTCCCACGACTGCTCTATGTGCTGTGCAGCCGATTGTGCATAAACTAAGCATTCCAGTAGCGAGTTGCTGGCCATTCGGTTTGCACCATGCAACCCAGTGAACGCGACTTCTCCAACGGCATAAAGACCGTCGATATCGGTTTTGCTATCGGTATCAACGCGGACGCCGCCACATGTGTAGTGAGCGGCGGGGACGACTGGAATGGCGTCTTTGGTAATATCGATGCCGAACTCTAAGCACTGCTTATAGATCGTGGGGAAGTGGCTTTTAATGAACTCTGGCTCTTTGTGAGAGATATCGAGATAGACACAGTCAAAACCGTACTTTTTGACTTCATGGTCAATGGTGCGTGCGACAATATCTCGCGGCGCTAACTCAGCTCTCTCGTCATATTCAGGCATAAAGCGCTCGCCATTAGGGCGACGCAATAGTGCGCCTTCGCCTCGCAGGGCTTCGGTAATCAAGAAGCTTCTTGCTTCTGGATGAAACAAGCAGGTTGGGTGGAACTGGTTAAACTCTAAATTGGCCACACTACAACCAGCACGCCACGCCATGGCAATACCGTCACCACTGGCAACATCGGGATTGGAGGTGTAAAGATAGACTTTACTGGCGCCACCCGTGGCTAACACCACAAAACGGGCGCGAATGGTTTCTACGCGATCTTTTGCTAGATTGAGGACATATGCGCCTTGGCAACGGTTGTGGTCTAAGCCGAGCTTATCGCCGGTAATTAAATCAACCGCAATATAGTTTTCAAGGATGTTGATGGTCTTCTCAGCTTGAACCGCTGCGACTAAGGTTGTGGAAACGGCTTTTCCGGTAGCGTCGTCGGAATGAATAATGCGTCTCTGGCTGTGACCACCTTCACGCGTCAGGTGATAGTGTTCATCTTCTTTGCTGAACGCGACACCACGCTCGATCAGCCATTCGATGGCTTCACGCGAATGTTCAACGGTGTAACGAACCGCATCTTCATGACATAATCCCGCCCCAGCAATCAAGGTATCTTCGACATGAGAGTCAACCGTGTCGTTTTCGTCCAAAACCGCGGCAATACCACCTTGGGCATAAAATGTAGAGCCTTCGGTAACTTCAGCTTTGCTGAGGACGGTGATGTTACCTTTATGAGCTAAACGTAAAGCCACGGATAGACCGGCAGCGCCGCTACCGATGACCAAAACATCAGTGGAGTGGATAAGATCCTGATTAGCGTGAGACATTGAATTTTTACCGTGATGGAACTTTTCTTGTGTTAACTAGGTCTGTGTTCTTTACGAACCAGTGGAAACGAAACAGTTTTCCTAGCAAAATAAGCAATAAGTTAATGCGGACTTTACCACAGTCACTTGTTTTCAGTTAGTTTTTTCTATAAAACTGGAGATAACAACAAGGCATTAAAACACCACATAAATATGATATTTGCCCTGCAAATATAACAAGAACGGGGACAATGATGAGAAGTGTACTATTAAGTAGAGGACGATATGTCTGAGGCTGACGTCGACTCAGAGCTCGTAAAGCGCGTCCAAAATGGCGACAAGAAAGCCTTTGATATGTTGGTTACCAAGTACCAGCAGCGCATTATGAATTTAATTTCTCGCTTTGTGCGTGACCAAGACGAAGTGATGGATATTTCACAAGAAGCTTTTATCAAGGCTTATCGTGCGCTGCCCAATTTCCGAGGCGACAGTGCTTTTTATACTTGGCTGTACCGTATCGCGATTAATACAGCGAAGAATTTTTTAGTGTCACAGGGGCGTCGTCCGCCGGGCAGCGATATAGATTCGTCCGATGCTGAGCAATACGACGGTGGGGATGCCTTGAGAGATTCAGGCAGTCCAGAGCGTTTGATGTTTCGTGATGAAATCAAAAAATTAATTTTCAAAACTATCGACGAACTTCCTGAGGACTTGCGCACCGCGATTATGCTGCGTGAGATTGATGGCATGAGCTATGAAGATATTGCTGAATCGATGGATTGTCCGGTGGGGACCGTGCGCTCCCGAATCTTCAGAGCGCGTGATGCGATTGACCAGAAGATAGCGCCTTTGTTAGAACAGGGCTGGCGTTCATAGTTTGAACGAAATCCGTTGACTGAAAATAAGCTGAATACACAAACTTTTTTACAAAAAGTGTGAACTTTTTACACTAGGCCCAGTCAATTGGTATGAGAAGTAAAAAGCAATTTTGTAGTGTTGACGTATAAATAGTTAATAATTCAATGGTTTGCGATGCTTTTTCGGATAGTTTAAGACGAGTGGTTTACTCGTGGTCTAAAAAAGCGTGATAAAAGTTAAAGGTAAAGGTAATGAGCAAGACAAAGCATTTTGATAAAGAGATTTTATCTGCCTGGGTTGATGGCAAGGCTGACCAAGATGGTCAAGAGCCAAGCCTAGAGCAGGGCAGTGAGTCTATGGCTACTTGGTCTCGTTACCATGTCATTGGACAGGTGATGCGTGATGAGGCGCAGCATTTGGACTTGGACATTTCGGCTAAAGTCAGTCAAGCGGTCGCTCAAGAAGAGACCCACAGCGTTGCTGAAGTGACTGATGAGGTCGCTGATAATGTGATTCCATTCCCTTCTCGAGTGTGGAAACAAGCGGGCGGCCTCGCCATTGCGGCCTCTGTCGCTATAGTGGCACTGTTTAGCGTTTCTAACACTCAACCAACAGCTCCATCGACGCTGAGTACGTTCGCAGCGACAGATACGCAAACTTCCGGATCAACACTTAACGATCCAGTTTCAGTGGCATCAACCGCCGAAGCAGATCGCCAAGAGCTACAGACGATGCATGATATGTTTTTAAAGCATGAAGCGCTGAGTCGCAAAATTACTGGTGCCAGCAGCTTGCCAACGGTAAGAGTGGTCAGTAATCAAAAAGTCATTCCTGTTCAGGTGCCGATGCGCGTTCAAGACGAATCACAGACTTCCGAGGCTAGCGATCAAGAATAATCGTTAAGCCGTGTCTCATTGTAGAGTCCGGCGAGTAGGTGAATGGAAGCCAATAGGTTAGAATAAACCCATCGAAAGGTGGGTTTTTTTATGGCTGAAGACAGTATGTTTATAGAAGTGGGACAAGTCATTGCTGCGGAAGGAGAGACTGTTTGGGTGCAAACTCAGTCTAAGACCGGCTGTTCGAGCTGCAAAGTCAGTTCGACCTGTGGCAGTGGTATCGTTAACAAAGCTTTTTCTCATAAGGTTTTTGTCACACCTTTAAAAAATACATTAAATGCCCATATTAATGATGAGGTTGAAGTGGGTATTCCCGAAGATTTAGTGCTGAAGGCTTCTTTGGTAGTGTATTTACTTCCGTTAATCTGCCTGATCCTCGCTTTAGCTACTTCTTCTGTAATACTTCCTGACCTTACGGAGCTGGGTTCTATTATCAGTGCCGTTATTGGACTTGCTGTTGGCTTTATAGGCGTACGCTGGTTTGCCAGCCGTCAGTCCGCACAACAACAGTTAGAGCCTGTTTTGTTGAAAATTGTAAAGAGACCCATCGAGGTGACACAAGTCGTAACATCTACTGACTAGATGCTGTGAATAGTGTGGGAACCAGCGATGAACGATAGGCTCTAATAGGAGTACTAATTTTCAAAGGGGCAAAACCCCAGATGAAACTGTGTTAAAACAATCGTTGCGGAGAAGGCATACAATGTTAAAGCGTTTATTATCGGTAACTCTAATCGCGTGGTTGGTGGTTTTATCAGGCTGCGCACAAGCGGATTCTTTTCCTGATTTCACAAAGTTGGTAGATAAAGTTCAGCCCAGCGTTGTGAGCGTAAAAATTGAAGTGAAACGCTGGGGAAGGGTCGTTGGTCGGGGTGGTGGCTCAGGCTTTATCGTTGATGAAAGCGGGTATATCCTGACCAATCATCACGTTGTTGATGGTGCCGAAACTCCCGTAGTAAAACTCTATAACGGGCGTGAGTTTGACGCCAAGGTTGTTGGTAGCGATGCCAACACTGACGTTGCCTTACTTAAAATTGATGCGGGTGACTTGGAGCTGAGCGCACTTGAGCTTGGTACCACGAAAGATTTAAAAGTCGGCCAATGGGTATTGGCTTTCGGCGCACCATTTAACTTAGAGCAAACGGTAACGGCTGGTATTGTCAGCGCCAAAGGTCGTGGTGAAGTGGGCTCTCAATATGTTCCTTTCATTCAAACAGACGTTGCCATTAACCGTGGTAACTCAGGCGGCCCTTTGATTAACTTGGATGGTGAAG
The Kangiella marina DNA segment above includes these coding regions:
- the nadB gene encoding L-aspartate oxidase, which produces MSHANQDLIHSTDVLVIGSGAAGLSVALRLAHKGNITVLSKAEVTEGSTFYAQGGIAAVLDENDTVDSHVEDTLIAGAGLCHEDAVRYTVEHSREAIEWLIERGVAFSKEDEHYHLTREGGHSQRRIIHSDDATGKAVSTTLVAAVQAEKTINILENYIAVDLITGDKLGLDHNRCQGAYVLNLAKDRVETIRARFVVLATGGASKVYLYTSNPDVASGDGIAMAWRAGCSVANLEFNQFHPTCLFHPEARSFLITEALRGEGALLRRPNGERFMPEYDERAELAPRDIVARTIDHEVKKYGFDCVYLDISHKEPEFIKSHFPTIYKQCLEFGIDITKDAIPVVPAAHYTCGGVRVDTDSKTDIDGLYAVGEVAFTGLHGANRMASNSLLECLVYAQSAAQHIEQSWDEITIPAILPPWDESQVTDSDEEIVLSHNWHELRQLMWDYVGIVRTDKRLQRAMRRIELLQQEIHEYYSNFKVSNDLIELRNLVLIAELIVKCAMQRKESRGLHFTLDYPERLEHAKDSVLTPN
- the fabA gene encoding 3-hydroxyacyl-[acyl-carrier-protein] dehydratase FabA — encoded protein: MQKSSYSKQELLDCGHGKLFGEGNARLPLPNMLMMDRITKIEETGGAYGKGQIVAELDIKPDLWFFDCHFESDPVMPGCLGVDALWQLTGFFLPWKGLPGKGRALGSGEIKFTGQVLPTAKLVTYIIDIKRVITRKLKLIIADGKMLVDGKEIYTTKDLRVGLFESTDNF
- a CDS encoding SoxR reducing system RseC family protein — encoded protein: MAEDSMFIEVGQVIAAEGETVWVQTQSKTGCSSCKVSSTCGSGIVNKAFSHKVFVTPLKNTLNAHINDEVEVGIPEDLVLKASLVVYLLPLICLILALATSSVILPDLTELGSIISAVIGLAVGFIGVRWFASRQSAQQQLEPVLLKIVKRPIEVTQVVTSTD
- a CDS encoding folate-binding protein YgfZ, with translation MNFTNQDAIQHIPQLQNIACELGGFGVIEASGEDTLKLLQGQLTCDMNLIKDDQASLGGLCNVKGRLHSVFYVMKFEQNYLLILPKENLSHVIETLSKYAAFFQTELVDASKDYELWGHTQKAPGNHSAELEVLSITNHGGIYDLHLNSLFNASILISRKERASELVNMLAGTTLADKNAWDYIELQAHIPMFKQESIEKHLPHSIGLHQVGGVSFDKGCYTGQEIVARMHYRGKLKTHSVLCSVESEAELNELDKVYNQDDKKVGELIRTTHFDQKSYALISLNDSALEEELSIGDNKVGAKLLQ
- a CDS encoding protein YgfX; translation: MSNKSDSMNFRIELKTPKTSRQVFALIWVGFLVLFVVAALIQEHWTFAFIGMPVTLLLGAWQLKMLNALYDDITEVIFYEGQWFILEEGLKVAIEVKQDSVNWPLWITLKYRPLDPSKPKALRQLILFRDAMKDADFRHLSRTLKFYKAK
- a CDS encoding DUF885 domain-containing protein; amino-acid sequence: MKSLKFQVSAIAMAVMLTACGNDDTSKDTAAAPMTAETQQVKSEQTAENKAEQSEAEKAKAIYEAYWEENLKMNPLNATFMGDDRYNDTLGDFGSEKGRAEALAFSKKYLKKIQSIDESKLEGQALLSYQIFKNERQAEIEGVEYPDYMQPIQQFYNPFNFFAMLGSGQSAQPFNTVKDYENWLSRLNEAYEGVDVLINNMKTGMDNGVVQPKALMVKVLPQLKAHMVDDVEQSLFYKPIENMPESFSPEDKQRLTKEYVNTIKTMVVPMYTRMHNFIQDEYIPAARDTAGMVELPNGKAWYAYKVKQTTSTDLTPDEIHQIGLDEVARIHNEMKGVMKEVGFEGSLQEFFDFTKNDPQFIFDSKEDMLQAYEDLREKLDETAPDLFKVIPKAQFEIRAVEAFREQSSSSASYQRPAPDGSRPGIFYVNTYDLSARPTWTVESLYLHEAVPGHHFQISTQQELKDIPAFRRFGGTTAFIEGWGLYSESLGKEMGVYTDPYQYYGALGAELWRAIRLVVDTGIHAKGWTRQEVLDYMEQNSAAAKARRVSEAERFMAIPSQALAYKIGQLKIRELRTLAEKELGDQFDIREFHYQVLKDGALPLNILESKIKKWIKSQQA
- a CDS encoding peroxiredoxin-like family protein → MKRLLQLTVFSLLVSATMALPALDRTKVAEDANDVAPLMIGQSAPDIILFSSDGTPFKLREKIAQKPTVLLFYRGGWCPFCNAQLSQIQDVEDELTDMGYQLLAISPDTPTALQKTSKDKELSYELISDYQLKATTQFGLAFHISEDYNSKVKSIGGKTARLAGDDKSTLPVPAVYIFDTEGMIQFQYANPNYKVRIKPELLLTAARLALEE
- a CDS encoding succinate dehydrogenase assembly factor 2, whose translation is MTEQELKKLQWASRRGMLELDVVLLPYLQQHGSDFTPPEVIHYQQFLEETDPDLYAWIMGFETPKEEYAELVASIKQFVEQQIR
- a CDS encoding RseA family anti-sigma factor codes for the protein MSKTKHFDKEILSAWVDGKADQDGQEPSLEQGSESMATWSRYHVIGQVMRDEAQHLDLDISAKVSQAVAQEETHSVAEVTDEVADNVIPFPSRVWKQAGGLAIAASVAIVALFSVSNTQPTAPSTLSTFAATDTQTSGSTLNDPVSVASTAEADRQELQTMHDMFLKHEALSRKITGASSLPTVRVVSNQKVIPVQVPMRVQDESQTSEASDQE
- the rpoE gene encoding RNA polymerase sigma factor RpoE, translating into MSEADVDSELVKRVQNGDKKAFDMLVTKYQQRIMNLISRFVRDQDEVMDISQEAFIKAYRALPNFRGDSAFYTWLYRIAINTAKNFLVSQGRRPPGSDIDSSDAEQYDGGDALRDSGSPERLMFRDEIKKLIFKTIDELPEDLRTAIMLREIDGMSYEDIAESMDCPVGTVRSRIFRARDAIDQKIAPLLEQGWRS